A single region of the Streptomyces sp. NBC_00425 genome encodes:
- a CDS encoding MarR family winged helix-turn-helix transcriptional regulator, with the protein MPTEPLPLPSVASPEVIEIERALTRVTYLSTRARMHDRLMAIAGISLDRAAVALLRQVADSEPQRPGELAQRLGVEASHVTRTVQQLQRTGYVTRAPDPDDRRAQRIQLTEAGRDAVDRIRDAGARGMQLALSDWGREDLGRLAALFHRMADDFLSHAADEESERSGTAPGA; encoded by the coding sequence ATGCCCACCGAACCGCTCCCGCTGCCCTCCGTCGCGTCGCCGGAGGTGATCGAGATCGAGCGCGCGCTCACTCGCGTCACCTACCTGAGCACCCGGGCCCGCATGCACGACCGGCTCATGGCGATCGCGGGCATCTCCCTGGACCGCGCGGCCGTGGCCCTGCTGCGGCAGGTCGCCGACTCGGAGCCGCAGCGGCCGGGGGAGCTGGCCCAGCGCCTGGGCGTCGAGGCCTCCCACGTGACCCGCACCGTGCAGCAGCTCCAGAGGACCGGATACGTCACCCGGGCGCCCGACCCTGACGACCGCCGCGCCCAGCGGATCCAGCTCACCGAGGCCGGTCGCGACGCCGTCGACCGGATCCGCGACGCAGGCGCCCGGGGGATGCAGCTGGCGCTGAGCGACTGGGGCCGGGAGGACCTGGGCCGCCTCGCCGCACTCTTCCACCGGATGGCCGACGACTTCCTCTCCCACGCCGCCGACGAGGAGAGCGAGCGGTCCGGCACGGCCCCGGGCGCCTGA
- a CDS encoding peroxiredoxin, which yields MSKAPQTGDLVEDFALKDETGTPRSLTELLADGPVVLFFYPAALTPGCTAEACHFRDLAAEFAAVGAQPVGISGDSVDRQQEFADRHTLGMPLLSDEDGTVRERFGVKRGFSLAPNKRVTYVIGQDRTVLEVVRSELRMNTHADRALDALRARRA from the coding sequence ATGAGCAAGGCTCCGCAGACGGGCGACCTCGTCGAGGACTTCGCCCTGAAGGACGAGACCGGCACCCCGCGCAGTCTGACCGAACTGCTCGCCGACGGGCCGGTGGTCCTCTTCTTCTATCCCGCCGCCCTGACCCCGGGCTGCACCGCCGAGGCGTGCCACTTCCGCGACCTCGCGGCGGAGTTCGCAGCCGTCGGGGCGCAGCCCGTCGGCATCAGCGGGGACTCCGTCGACCGCCAGCAGGAGTTCGCCGACCGGCACACCCTCGGCATGCCGCTGCTGTCCGACGAGGACGGGACGGTCCGGGAGCGGTTCGGCGTGAAGCGCGGCTTCTCGCTGGCTCCGAACAAGCGGGTCACCTACGTCATCGGGCAGGACCGCACCGTCCTGGAGGTCGTGCGCAGCGAACTGCGCATGAACACCCACGCAGACCGCGCCCTCGACGCGCTGCGCGCCCGTCGGGCCTGA
- a CDS encoding NPP1 family protein yields MSARRFKAHRRRWLTGLAGAAALVLAVPATAFAAPPPALPQNAEADELAYQPAFDYDTDGCYSTAAIGPDGTINGGLKPTGALNGNCRDASDLASTNTYSRYKCNNGWCAYLYGLYFEKDQALPGVSLGGHRHDWEHVVVWVQDGRVQYVSTSNHGSFTVHTASSVRFEGTHAKVVYHKDGISTHCFRTAGPGDEPPENHRGVWQYPPLVGWNGYPAGLRDKLVSYDFGSAHFGLRDDSFAGHLSKALPSGVAFDPNA; encoded by the coding sequence GTGTCCGCACGCAGGTTCAAGGCCCACCGCAGGAGATGGCTCACCGGGCTCGCCGGTGCCGCCGCACTCGTCCTCGCCGTCCCCGCCACCGCCTTCGCCGCCCCTCCCCCGGCGCTGCCGCAGAACGCCGAGGCCGACGAACTGGCGTACCAGCCCGCCTTCGACTACGACACGGACGGGTGTTACTCCACGGCCGCGATCGGCCCGGACGGCACGATCAACGGCGGGCTGAAGCCGACGGGCGCGCTCAACGGCAACTGCCGCGACGCCTCCGACCTCGCCTCCACCAACACCTACTCGCGCTACAAGTGCAACAACGGCTGGTGCGCCTACCTCTACGGGCTGTACTTCGAGAAGGACCAGGCGCTCCCGGGCGTCAGCCTCGGCGGGCACCGGCACGACTGGGAGCACGTCGTGGTCTGGGTGCAGGACGGCCGGGTCCAGTACGTATCGACGTCCAACCACGGCTCGTTCACCGTGCACACGGCGTCCTCGGTCCGCTTCGAGGGCACCCACGCGAAGGTCGTCTACCACAAGGACGGCATCAGCACGCATTGCTTCCGGACCGCGGGCCCGGGCGACGAACCGCCGGAGAACCACCGGGGCGTCTGGCAGTACCCCCCGCTCGTCGGCTGGAACGGCTATCCGGCGGGCCTGCGCGACAAGCTCGTCTCCTACGACTTCGGCAGCGCCCACTTCGGCCTGCGGGACGACAGCTTCGCCGGCCACCTGTCGAAGGCCCTGCCCTCCGGGGTCGCCTTCGACCCCAACGCATAG
- a CDS encoding TauD/TfdA dioxygenase family protein: MTTDFDSRTDDEAARAAGVQVRPVAGHIGAEIEGVDLSAGLDDAQVAVILAAMLRWKVVFFRGQRLDHTAHVAFARRFGEPVVPGRRGSASPPDFPEIETTADRLELGGRFGMEHEEWLRRRRHTLLRGWHCDHGARIDPPAATILRAERVPPYGGDTTWSNLAAAYAGLSAPVREFVAGLRAEHRLGVGYQPRPGDDAYVRHLLDHQVASVHPLVRVHPETGERVLYVNGYYLEQITDLSRAESRAILDMLLEEATRPEYTVRFRWEPGSVAFWDNRATIHLAPSDNAHLRFPRTMHRVMLTGEVPVGVDGRPSEAVTGTEPGRW; encoded by the coding sequence ATGACGACGGACTTCGACAGCCGGACGGACGACGAGGCCGCGCGGGCGGCCGGTGTGCAGGTGCGACCGGTCGCCGGGCACATCGGCGCCGAGATCGAGGGCGTCGACCTGTCCGCAGGCCTCGACGACGCCCAGGTCGCCGTGATCCTGGCGGCGATGCTGCGCTGGAAGGTGGTGTTCTTCCGCGGGCAGCGCCTCGACCACACGGCGCATGTCGCGTTCGCCCGACGGTTCGGCGAACCCGTCGTGCCGGGCCGGCGCGGCAGCGCCTCACCGCCGGACTTCCCGGAGATCGAGACGACCGCCGACCGGCTCGAACTGGGCGGCAGGTTCGGCATGGAGCACGAGGAGTGGCTCCGCCGCCGCCGCCACACGCTGCTGCGTGGCTGGCACTGCGACCACGGGGCCCGTATCGATCCGCCGGCGGCGACGATCCTGCGCGCCGAGAGGGTGCCGCCCTACGGCGGCGACACGACCTGGTCCAACCTGGCGGCGGCCTACGCCGGACTCTCCGCGCCGGTACGGGAGTTCGTGGCCGGGCTGCGCGCCGAGCACCGGCTCGGCGTCGGCTACCAGCCCCGCCCCGGCGACGACGCCTACGTCCGCCACCTCCTCGACCACCAGGTCGCCTCCGTGCACCCCCTGGTACGCGTTCACCCGGAGACCGGCGAGCGCGTTCTGTACGTCAACGGCTATTACCTCGAGCAGATCACCGACCTCTCCCGCGCGGAGAGCCGGGCGATCCTGGACATGCTGCTGGAGGAGGCGACCCGTCCCGAGTACACGGTCCGCTTCCGCTGGGAGCCGGGCAGCGTGGCCTTCTGGGACAACCGCGCCACCATCCACCTCGCGCCGAGCGACAACGCGCATCTGCGCTTCCCGCGGACCATGCACCGGGTGATGCTCACCGGCGAGGTCCCCGTCGGCGTGGACGGCCGGCCGTCCGAGGCGGTGACGGGAACCGAGCCGGGCCGCTGGTGA
- a CDS encoding DoxX family protein: MSRSERSPLLLAGLLATAGVAHFAAPRSFDATVPRALPGSPRAWTYASGVAELALAAGVALPRTRKAAALATAAFFVGVFPANVKMAWDWRHRPAAVKAAAVGRLPLQAPLVMWARSVANGTEGRA, translated from the coding sequence GTGTCCAGGTCCGAACGCTCACCCCTGCTGCTGGCGGGCCTGCTGGCCACCGCAGGTGTCGCGCATTTCGCCGCGCCGCGCTCCTTCGACGCGACCGTCCCGCGCGCGCTGCCCGGCTCGCCCAGGGCCTGGACGTACGCGAGCGGCGTCGCCGAACTGGCGCTGGCGGCGGGAGTGGCCCTGCCGCGGACCCGGAAGGCGGCGGCGCTGGCCACGGCCGCGTTCTTCGTCGGGGTCTTCCCCGCCAACGTCAAGATGGCGTGGGACTGGCGGCACCGTCCCGCCGCGGTCAAGGCCGCCGCCGTCGGTCGCCTGCCCCTGCAGGCCCCGCTCGTCATGTGGGCCCGCAGCGTCGCGAACGGAACGGAGGGACGGGCATGA
- the ligD gene encoding non-homologous end-joining DNA ligase, with protein sequence MTLPRIAPMLATPGRLPPAAQDARWAYETKQDGQRAVAYLAGDGSVVLRARSGEDITGAYPELWPLGEALGRTPAVLDGEVLALDEEGRADFQLLQSRMGLVQAPGKAARLAATAPVHLVLFDVLHLGGRSLLSLPYTRRRARLEALALDGARWSTPAALVGHGREALEATRAHGLEGLVCKRLDSPYEPGVRSRSWIKIRNMRVADVLVGGWLPGKGRLTGLPGALLVGQRATTGLRYVGGVGTGWSEAERTELAALLRAASTDACPFDAVPRAPGAHWVVPRLVGEVRYSTRTRAGLLRQPSWLRLRPDLTPQESAADLPDTSA encoded by the coding sequence GTGACCCTTCCTCGCATCGCCCCCATGCTCGCCACCCCGGGCCGGCTGCCGCCCGCCGCCCAGGACGCCCGGTGGGCCTACGAGACCAAACAGGACGGCCAGCGGGCCGTGGCGTACCTCGCCGGCGACGGAAGCGTCGTCCTGCGGGCCCGTTCGGGCGAGGACATCACCGGGGCGTATCCGGAGCTGTGGCCGCTGGGCGAGGCGCTCGGCCGCACGCCGGCCGTGCTGGACGGGGAGGTGCTCGCCCTCGACGAAGAGGGCCGCGCCGACTTCCAGTTGCTGCAGTCCCGCATGGGGCTGGTGCAGGCGCCGGGAAAGGCCGCGCGGCTCGCCGCGACGGCGCCCGTGCACCTGGTCCTGTTCGACGTTCTGCATCTCGGCGGGCGCTCGCTGCTGTCCCTGCCCTACACCCGGCGCCGAGCCCGGCTCGAGGCGCTCGCGCTGGACGGGGCCCGCTGGTCGACGCCGGCCGCACTGGTCGGCCACGGGCGTGAGGCCCTGGAGGCGACCCGGGCGCACGGTCTCGAGGGACTGGTCTGCAAACGGCTGGACTCCCCGTACGAGCCCGGGGTGCGCTCCCGGTCCTGGATCAAGATCCGGAACATGCGCGTCGCGGACGTCCTGGTGGGCGGCTGGCTCCCCGGCAAGGGCCGGCTGACCGGACTGCCCGGCGCCCTCCTCGTCGGGCAGCGCGCCACGACGGGACTGCGCTACGTGGGCGGGGTGGGCACCGGCTGGAGCGAGGCCGAGCGCACCGAACTCGCCGCGCTGCTGCGGGCCGCTTCGACCGACGCCTGCCCGTTCGACGCCGTGCCGCGGGCGCCGGGCGCGCACTGGGTCGTGCCCCGGCTGGTCGGCGAGGTCCGCTACAGCACCCGTACCCGGGCCGGGCTGCTGCGCCAGCCGTCCTGGCTGCGGCTGCGACCGGACCTGACGCCGCAGGAGTCGGCGGCCGACCTTCCGGACACTTCCGCCTGA
- a CDS encoding metallophosphoesterase family protein → MSDSSRDTAEGAGWGGADHGAYRQLMPGRVEKISWLNPRLLWAARNGVLASWFGDPTGRTRSRLVAQRTAAGAPADKVIRRADADRFSFMVIGDTGEGDDPQYAVVPGFLRASQGTSFAVLASDVIYPVGSADDYGPKFFRPYRDYQAPIYAIPGNHDWYEDLGAFMRVFCGDAPALPAEPAARPLTRAWLRSLLWHRPRAHDGRRLDEARALRSGAGRQAVQPGPYWAIDTGPVRIIGIDTGLLGVLDAEQGAWLREVSRGPRPKILVTGSPLYVDGEHHPCPVEGGGTVDDIVSAPEHRYVAAIGGDIHNYQRYPVRLADGRTLQYVVAGGGGAFMHATHTIPRVSVAGVTEQDFRCYPLRGDSLAFYSRLYGRRLRLRRFFALTEEEAQAVVAERLGIPPTRTPGPQVRVTPRIRLLAGLLGTGSRPERRKRFRLPVRKIYTQLFSPSSVTYSPPFFKCFLRLDVTPESVRLRCFAATGNLAQELNPPVEDEVTIPLV, encoded by the coding sequence GTGTCTGACTCCTCACGCGATACCGCCGAAGGCGCCGGCTGGGGCGGAGCCGACCACGGCGCGTACCGCCAGCTCATGCCGGGACGGGTCGAGAAGATCTCGTGGCTGAACCCCAGGCTCCTGTGGGCCGCCCGCAACGGGGTGCTCGCCTCCTGGTTCGGCGATCCCACCGGCCGTACCCGCAGCCGTCTGGTGGCGCAGCGCACGGCGGCCGGCGCACCCGCCGACAAGGTGATCCGGCGTGCGGACGCGGACCGCTTCTCCTTCATGGTCATCGGCGACACGGGTGAGGGCGACGATCCCCAGTACGCCGTGGTGCCGGGCTTCCTGAGGGCGAGTCAGGGCACCTCCTTCGCCGTCCTGGCCAGCGACGTCATCTACCCGGTCGGCAGCGCCGACGACTACGGCCCCAAGTTCTTCCGCCCCTACCGCGACTACCAGGCCCCCATTTACGCGATACCGGGCAACCACGACTGGTACGAGGACCTCGGCGCGTTCATGCGGGTCTTCTGCGGCGACGCCCCGGCCCTGCCGGCCGAGCCCGCCGCACGTCCCCTGACCCGTGCGTGGCTGCGCTCCCTGCTGTGGCACCGGCCGCGCGCGCACGACGGCCGACGGCTCGACGAGGCCCGCGCGCTGCGGTCCGGGGCGGGCCGGCAGGCCGTGCAGCCCGGGCCGTACTGGGCGATCGACACGGGGCCCGTGCGGATCATCGGCATCGACACCGGGCTCCTCGGCGTCCTCGACGCCGAACAGGGCGCGTGGCTGCGCGAGGTGTCCCGGGGGCCTCGGCCGAAGATCCTCGTCACGGGATCGCCCCTGTACGTCGACGGCGAGCACCACCCGTGCCCCGTCGAAGGGGGCGGCACCGTCGACGACATCGTGAGCGCGCCGGAGCACCGCTACGTGGCCGCGATAGGCGGTGACATCCACAACTACCAGCGGTATCCGGTGCGTCTGGCGGACGGCCGGACCCTGCAGTACGTCGTCGCCGGCGGCGGGGGCGCCTTCATGCACGCCACGCACACCATCCCGCGGGTTTCCGTCGCCGGCGTCACCGAGCAGGACTTCCGCTGCTATCCGCTGCGCGGCGACTCCCTTGCCTTCTACAGCAGGCTCTACGGGCGGCGGCTGCGGCTGCGGCGCTTCTTCGCCCTGACCGAGGAGGAGGCGCAGGCGGTCGTCGCGGAACGCCTGGGCATCCCGCCGACACGCACACCGGGTCCGCAGGTCCGGGTGACTCCCCGGATCCGGCTGCTGGCCGGCCTGCTGGGGACGGGGAGCCGACCGGAACGCCGCAAGCGGTTCCGGCTGCCGGTACGCAAGATCTACACGCAGTTGTTCTCGCCGAGCTCGGTGACGTACAGCCCACCGTTCTTCAAGTGCTTCCTGCGGCTGGACGTCACACCGGAGTCGGTGCGACTGCGCTGTTTCGCGGCCACCGGCAACCTCGCCCAGGAACTGAACCCGCCGGTCGAGGACGAGGTCACGATCCCGCTGGTCTGA
- a CDS encoding LLM class flavin-dependent oxidoreductase has product MSSTPRPLRKLGFLTIGLFDGDDPGRGHETTLEIIELGERLGFDSAWVRHRHLQYGISSPVAVLAAASQRTRRIELGTAVIPLGWENPLRLAEDLATVDVLSAGRLNPGVSVGPPMHYEQVREALYPDTSDAEDFGYERVRRLLDFVRGKPATDFSGAEGFEVFSDRVQPQSPGLGRRLWYGGGSLGSARWAGEHGMNFLTSSVVKAEGPDDARDFAEIQLSHVQAFRAAHPDGAAARVSQGLVVVPTDSASPRQREKYEEFAAKRLPRTTSPQGPACLLFAPDLVGASDEIAERLHAHAAFREIDEVAFALPFAFEHEDYVQILTDMATKLGPALGWRPGAGV; this is encoded by the coding sequence ATGTCGTCGACCCCTCGCCCCTTGCGCAAGCTGGGCTTCCTGACCATCGGACTGTTCGACGGGGACGACCCGGGCCGGGGCCACGAGACCACGCTCGAGATCATCGAACTCGGCGAGCGCCTCGGATTCGACAGCGCGTGGGTGCGTCACCGGCACCTGCAGTACGGCATCTCCTCCCCCGTCGCCGTCCTCGCAGCCGCGTCGCAGCGCACCCGGCGCATCGAGCTCGGCACCGCGGTCATCCCGCTGGGCTGGGAGAACCCGCTGCGCCTCGCGGAGGACCTGGCCACCGTCGACGTCCTGTCCGCGGGCCGTCTGAACCCGGGTGTGAGCGTCGGGCCGCCGATGCACTACGAGCAGGTCAGGGAGGCCCTGTACCCCGACACCTCGGACGCGGAGGACTTCGGCTACGAGCGGGTGCGACGGCTGCTGGACTTCGTGCGCGGCAAACCGGCCACCGACTTCAGCGGGGCGGAGGGCTTCGAGGTGTTCTCGGACCGGGTGCAGCCGCAGTCCCCCGGTCTGGGCCGTCGCCTGTGGTACGGCGGCGGCAGCCTCGGATCGGCGCGGTGGGCCGGGGAACACGGCATGAACTTCCTCACCAGCAGCGTGGTGAAGGCCGAAGGGCCCGACGACGCACGGGACTTCGCCGAGATTCAGCTCTCCCACGTCCAGGCCTTCCGAGCGGCCCACCCCGACGGCGCGGCGGCGCGTGTCTCGCAGGGGCTCGTGGTCGTCCCCACCGACTCCGCCTCACCTCGGCAGCGAGAGAAGTACGAGGAGTTCGCGGCGAAGCGGCTCCCCCGTACGACCTCCCCACAGGGCCCGGCCTGCCTGCTCTTCGCCCCGGACCTGGTCGGCGCCTCGGACGAGATCGCCGAACGCCTGCACGCCCACGCCGCGTTCCGCGAGATCGACGAGGTGGCTTTCGCCCTGCCGTTCGCCTTCGAGCACGAGGACTACGTGCAGATCCTGACCGACATGGCGACGAAGCTCGGTCCGGCGCTCGGATGGCGGCCCGGCGCCGGAGTCTGA
- a CDS encoding SpoIIE family protein phosphatase: protein MEQVVAAAVIDADGIVTAWSEGARLLTGHPAEEAVGRTAVDLLAEDLPRRADGQWTGPVVVRHHDGHPVTLTVTACPVTGPDGRHTGYTLSAERPAAPEPTLAGRAFQQASMSMSVFDPQQHYLRLNEVACKVMGVSEDVLLGRHFPDTVADVEPHRGFNRHLRQVVETGRPLRYESFTAAPSLNREHAWTTEMWPVRDTSGAVAGVALAAFDSTEQYLARQRLTLLNEAAASIGTTLDVVRTTEEVVELLVPRFADFVSVDLLDWVLGADEPPPVPTGEVVLRRVAHGSAHEGTPEAAVRLGETDVHPPFSPPARALREGRAVRIQAGEPDFMLWLVERNARAPEGRRFRSGVHSVISVPLQARGTTLGVLVGVRIAHSDDYEDDDAVFAEELASRAAVCIDNARRFARERTTALALQHSLLPRGLPGQAAVEVAHRYLPSGSTAGIGGDWFDVIPLSGSRVALVVGDVVGHGIPSSATMGRLCMAVRTLADVDLPPDELLTHLDDLVTHLAAYDEGGDDVAELGATCLYAVYDPVSRRLAVAAAGHPAPAVVLPDGSAQLVRMTPGPPLGVGGLPFEAVELELPEGSVVALYTDGLIEDRDRDVDRATGELCSALTAPTASLDALCDSVLKAVLPEEPGDDVALLLARTRALGADRVATWDVAPDPAHVAEARQAATEQLAAWGLEEAAFVTELVVSELVTNAIRYGAPPIRLRLIRDRSLICEVSDGSSTSPHLRRAHAFDEGGRGLLLVAQLTQRWGSRQTDRGKTIWAEQSLDPE, encoded by the coding sequence ATGGAGCAAGTCGTCGCTGCGGCGGTCATCGATGCCGACGGCATCGTGACGGCCTGGAGCGAGGGCGCCCGTCTGCTGACGGGCCATCCGGCCGAGGAGGCCGTGGGCCGGACGGCGGTCGACCTGCTCGCCGAGGACCTGCCGCGGCGTGCGGACGGCCAGTGGACCGGCCCGGTCGTCGTGCGCCACCACGACGGCCACCCCGTCACCCTCACTGTCACGGCCTGCCCGGTGACCGGCCCCGACGGCCGGCACACCGGCTACACGCTCAGCGCCGAGCGCCCCGCGGCCCCCGAGCCGACCCTGGCCGGTCGGGCCTTCCAGCAGGCCTCCATGTCGATGTCCGTCTTCGACCCCCAGCAGCACTACCTGCGGCTGAACGAGGTCGCCTGCAAGGTCATGGGCGTCTCGGAGGACGTCCTGCTCGGCCGCCACTTCCCGGACACCGTCGCCGACGTCGAGCCGCACCGGGGCTTCAACCGGCACCTTCGCCAGGTCGTCGAGACCGGCCGCCCGCTCCGCTACGAGAGCTTCACCGCAGCCCCCTCCCTCAATCGCGAGCACGCCTGGACCACCGAGATGTGGCCCGTGCGGGACACCTCCGGCGCGGTCGCCGGGGTCGCCCTGGCCGCGTTCGACAGCACCGAGCAGTACCTGGCCCGCCAGCGGCTGACCCTGCTGAACGAGGCCGCGGCCTCCATCGGCACCACCCTGGACGTGGTCCGCACCACCGAGGAGGTGGTCGAGCTCCTGGTCCCCCGGTTCGCCGACTTCGTCAGCGTCGACCTCCTGGACTGGGTGCTCGGCGCCGACGAGCCGCCACCCGTTCCGACCGGCGAGGTCGTGCTGCGCCGGGTCGCCCACGGCTCCGCCCACGAGGGCACCCCCGAAGCGGCCGTCCGCCTCGGCGAGACCGACGTCCATCCGCCCTTCAGCCCGCCCGCCCGGGCCCTGCGGGAGGGGCGGGCGGTGCGCATCCAGGCCGGCGAGCCCGATTTCATGCTCTGGCTCGTCGAACGCAACGCGCGCGCCCCCGAGGGCCGCCGCTTCCGCAGCGGGGTCCACTCGGTGATCTCGGTGCCCCTGCAGGCCCGCGGCACCACGCTGGGCGTCCTGGTCGGCGTCCGTATCGCACATTCCGACGACTACGAGGACGACGACGCCGTCTTCGCCGAGGAACTCGCCAGCCGGGCCGCGGTCTGCATCGACAACGCCCGCCGGTTCGCCCGCGAGCGCACCACCGCCCTCGCTCTCCAGCACAGCCTGCTGCCCCGCGGTCTGCCCGGTCAGGCCGCCGTCGAGGTGGCCCATCGCTATCTGCCCAGCGGGTCCACGGCGGGCATCGGCGGCGACTGGTTCGACGTCATCCCGCTGTCCGGCAGCCGCGTCGCCCTGGTCGTGGGGGATGTCGTCGGACACGGCATCCCGTCCTCGGCGACCATGGGACGGCTCTGCATGGCCGTGCGCACCCTGGCCGACGTGGACCTGCCGCCCGACGAACTGCTCACGCACCTCGACGACCTCGTCACCCATCTGGCGGCCTACGACGAAGGCGGCGACGACGTCGCCGAACTCGGCGCCACCTGTCTCTACGCCGTCTACGACCCCGTCAGCCGCCGCCTCGCCGTCGCCGCCGCGGGCCACCCCGCGCCCGCCGTCGTACTGCCCGACGGCAGCGCGCAACTGGTCCGTATGACGCCCGGCCCTCCGCTCGGCGTGGGCGGCCTGCCCTTCGAGGCCGTCGAGCTGGAACTGCCCGAGGGCTCGGTCGTCGCCCTCTACACGGACGGCCTGATCGAGGACCGCGACCGTGACGTCGACCGTGCCACCGGCGAACTGTGCAGCGCCCTCACCGCGCCCACCGCCTCGCTCGACGCGCTCTGCGACAGCGTGCTCAAGGCGGTCCTGCCGGAGGAGCCCGGCGACGACGTTGCCCTCCTGCTAGCCCGCACCCGCGCCCTCGGCGCGGACCGGGTCGCGACCTGGGACGTCGCCCCCGACCCGGCCCACGTGGCCGAGGCCCGGCAGGCGGCCACCGAGCAACTGGCAGCCTGGGGCCTGGAGGAGGCCGCCTTCGTCACCGAACTCGTGGTCAGCGAACTCGTCACCAACGCCATCCGCTACGGCGCGCCGCCCATCAGGCTCCGCCTGATCCGCGATCGCAGCCTCATCTGCGAGGTCTCCGACGGCAGCTCCACCTCGCCCCATCTACGCCGCGCCCACGCCTTCGACGAGGGCGGACGCGGCCTGTTGCTCGTCGCACAGCTCACCCAGCGCTGGGGCAGCCGGCAGACCGACCGGGGCAAGACGATCTGGGCGGAGCAGTCGCTCGACCCGGAGTGA
- the hemC gene encoding hydroxymethylbilane synthase: MSVPELIRIVSRDSPMALAQVERVRAELTTLYPGVRTEVVPVRTTGDKWMGDLSQVEGKGAFTKEVDAALLAGEADLAVHCVKDVPADRPLPVGTVFAAFLRRDDIRDALIHPGGLTLDELPDGTRVGTSSVRRIAQLAATHPQLECVPFRGNANRRLEKLAAGEADALLLAVSGLERIGRHDVISEVLSTETMMPPIGAGILALQCREGDTDLIDAVSALGDPATHREATAERMFLHVLQGHCNSPIAGFARVDRSGELSLRACVFTPDGKTRLNAHEWAGRLDPATLGTSVAVALLRQGAREIIDGIPH; the protein is encoded by the coding sequence ATGTCCGTTCCGGAACTGATCCGCATCGTCTCCCGCGACTCGCCCATGGCACTGGCCCAAGTGGAGCGGGTGCGCGCGGAGTTGACCACCCTGTACCCCGGTGTGCGCACCGAGGTCGTGCCCGTGAGGACGACCGGCGACAAGTGGATGGGAGACCTCTCCCAGGTCGAGGGGAAGGGCGCGTTCACCAAGGAGGTCGACGCCGCGCTGCTGGCGGGCGAGGCGGACCTCGCGGTGCACTGCGTCAAGGACGTCCCCGCCGACCGACCGCTGCCCGTGGGCACCGTGTTCGCCGCGTTCCTGCGGCGCGACGACATCCGTGACGCCCTGATCCACCCCGGCGGCCTCACTCTGGACGAGCTGCCGGACGGGACGCGCGTCGGCACCTCGTCGGTGCGCCGGATCGCCCAGCTCGCCGCAACCCACCCGCAGCTGGAGTGCGTGCCGTTCCGCGGCAACGCCAACCGGCGGCTGGAGAAGCTCGCCGCGGGCGAGGCGGACGCGCTGCTGCTCGCGGTGTCCGGCCTGGAGCGCATCGGCCGGCACGACGTGATCAGCGAGGTGCTGTCGACGGAGACGATGATGCCGCCGATCGGCGCGGGCATCCTCGCCCTGCAGTGCCGCGAGGGCGACACGGACCTCATCGACGCGGTCAGCGCCCTGGGCGACCCGGCGACCCACCGCGAGGCCACGGCGGAGCGCATGTTCCTGCACGTGCTCCAGGGCCACTGCAACAGTCCGATCGCGGGCTTCGCGCGGGTGGACCGCAGCGGTGAACTGTCCCTGCGGGCCTGCGTGTTCACTCCGGACGGCAAGACCCGGCTGAACGCCCACGAGTGGGCGGGCCGTCTCGACCCGGCGACCCTCGGCACGTCCGTGGCGGTGGCGCTGCTGCGTCAGGGCGCCCGCGAGATCATCGACGGCATCCCGCACTGA
- a CDS encoding GNAT family N-acetyltransferase has product MIAARVRHAERADLPRVAELTAQHAEYERADHPPVPDLAQRLAGLLFDAAAPRLCCLVAELPDGAIVGYATCAPELSTWEAREYLHMDCLFLAPDHRGLGIGALLMDAVAAEARSRGLAEVVWQTPVWNEGAIRFYARRGALGADKRRFTLKVNP; this is encoded by the coding sequence GTGATCGCCGCCCGGGTACGGCACGCCGAACGGGCCGATCTGCCGCGGGTCGCCGAACTGACCGCCCAGCACGCCGAGTACGAGCGCGCCGACCACCCGCCCGTGCCCGACCTCGCCCAGCGGCTGGCGGGACTCCTCTTCGACGCGGCGGCGCCCCGCCTGTGCTGCCTGGTCGCCGAGCTCCCCGACGGCGCCATCGTCGGCTACGCCACCTGCGCGCCCGAACTCTCCACCTGGGAGGCGCGCGAGTACCTGCACATGGACTGCCTCTTCCTGGCGCCCGACCATCGGGGGCTGGGCATCGGCGCCCTGCTGATGGACGCGGTCGCGGCCGAGGCCCGGAGCAGAGGGCTGGCCGAGGTGGTGTGGCAGACCCCCGTCTGGAACGAGGGGGCGATCCGCTTCTACGCCCGGCGCGGGGCCCTCGGCGCGGACAAGCGACGCTTCACTCTGAAGGTCAACCCCTGA